One region of Candidatus Zixiibacteriota bacterium genomic DNA includes:
- the aspS gene encoding aspartate--tRNA ligase: protein MLPIESIKRTHNCGELRPGHAGETVRLNGWVAHWRDLGGLFFIDLRDRYGLTQIVFNPATIDPETMATASALRAETVVGVEGTVRLRPERTANPKLATGHVEVAVARLIVLNRSKTPPFEIAAETQAGEDLRLKYRYLDLRRSPLQEKLRIRHRAAKAVRDYLDRQGFYEIETPLLMRSTPEGARDYVVPSRIHKGRFYALPQSPQLMKQILMIAGFDRYFQLARCLRDEDLRADRQPEHTQIDMEMAFVTPEDIWAVVEGMMAHVFDDVLGLKIKTPFLRLTYREAMDTYGSDKPDLRYDLPIRDLSEAVRSSGFRVFDDTVTKAGRVAGIRAPGMATLSRSQIAELEKIVKVAGAAGLAYILYAPDGVKSPILKYLNPAALDRITGAAEAAVGDAVLIVAADVKTCRAALGKLRIALAERLKLVDTGRFAFLWVHEFPLFEFNAETGRYEAMHNIVTHPYEEDLPRLEAGFTTGATPGTPDHPWDFIRAHQYDLVLNGTEIASGGIRNHRADLQRRVLNALGIDDARARRMFGFLLEALEYGAPPHGGIAPGFDRIVAIMTGSESLRDVIAFPKTTQAQSLMDGSPAEIEPHQLAELGISIDRT from the coding sequence ATGCTGCCGATTGAATCGATCAAACGCACGCACAATTGCGGTGAATTGCGTCCCGGGCATGCCGGAGAGACCGTGAGGCTGAACGGTTGGGTCGCGCACTGGCGCGATCTGGGCGGCTTGTTCTTCATCGATCTCCGTGACCGCTACGGTCTGACCCAGATTGTCTTCAACCCGGCCACCATCGACCCCGAGACCATGGCCACAGCATCCGCCCTGCGCGCCGAGACGGTCGTCGGGGTCGAAGGCACAGTCCGCCTGCGCCCGGAGAGAACCGCCAATCCCAAGCTGGCGACCGGCCACGTGGAGGTCGCCGTCGCGCGCCTGATCGTCCTCAACCGCTCCAAGACGCCGCCCTTTGAGATCGCCGCCGAAACCCAAGCCGGTGAAGACCTGCGGCTGAAGTATCGCTATCTTGACCTGCGACGTTCCCCCCTGCAAGAGAAGCTCCGCATCCGCCACCGCGCCGCCAAGGCTGTTCGCGACTACCTGGACCGGCAGGGGTTCTATGAAATCGAGACGCCGCTGCTCATGCGTTCGACCCCGGAGGGGGCACGCGACTATGTCGTCCCCTCACGCATCCACAAGGGACGCTTCTATGCCCTGCCGCAGTCGCCGCAGCTCATGAAGCAGATCCTCATGATCGCCGGCTTTGATCGCTACTTCCAACTGGCCCGCTGCCTCCGCGATGAGGACCTGCGCGCCGACCGCCAGCCGGAGCACACTCAGATCGACATGGAGATGGCCTTTGTTACGCCGGAGGACATCTGGGCGGTGGTGGAAGGGATGATGGCACACGTGTTCGATGATGTCCTCGGCCTGAAGATCAAAACGCCGTTCCTGCGGCTCACTTACCGTGAGGCGATGGACACCTACGGCTCAGATAAGCCCGATCTGCGCTATGATCTGCCGATTCGCGACCTCTCCGAGGCGGTTCGGTCCAGCGGCTTCCGCGTCTTCGATGATACCGTCACCAAAGCGGGACGTGTCGCCGGCATCCGCGCGCCGGGGATGGCGACATTGTCGCGCAGCCAGATCGCCGAGCTGGAGAAGATCGTCAAGGTTGCCGGGGCGGCAGGGCTGGCATACATCCTCTACGCCCCCGATGGCGTCAAGTCGCCGATTCTCAAATACCTCAACCCCGCCGCGCTCGACCGCATCACCGGTGCCGCCGAGGCGGCCGTCGGCGATGCCGTCCTGATCGTCGCCGCCGATGTGAAGACCTGCCGCGCCGCGCTCGGAAAACTCCGCATTGCCCTGGCCGAGCGACTCAAGCTCGTCGACACCGGGCGTTTCGCCTTTCTGTGGGTCCATGAGTTCCCGCTCTTTGAGTTCAATGCCGAGACCGGACGGTACGAGGCGATGCACAACATCGTCACGCATCCGTATGAAGAGGACCTGCCCAGATTGGAAGCGGGATTCACCACGGGTGCAACTCCCGGCACGCCCGATCACCCCTGGGATTTCATCCGGGCCCACCAATACGACCTGGTCCTCAACGGCACCGAGATCGCCTCCGGCGGCATCCGCAATCATCGCGCCGACTTGCAGCGCCGCGTCCTGAATGCCCTCGGCATCGATGACGCCCGTGCCCGGCGCATGTTCGGTTTCTTGCTGGAGGCGCTGGAGTATGGCGCTCCGCCACACGGCGGGATCGCTCCCGGTTTCGACCGCATCGTGGCAATCATGACCGGCTCCGAATCGTTGCGCGACGTGATCGCCTTCCCGAAGACGACGCAGGCACAATCGCTGATGGACGGCTCGCCGGCGGAGATCGAGCCGCACCAGTTGGCCGAGCTCGGCATCTCGATCGACAGGACATAG
- a CDS encoding tetratricopeptide repeat protein, whose protein sequence is MSMTRRKRLQYAEKFFAMAQDFQDMGFYADAAHYYRKSIRMYPTPEAYTHLGWAHSFLGDYDQAIEYCKVAISLDPDYGNPYNDIGAYLLEKGEIDRAIPYLRRAAKARRYDQHHFAHFNLGRAWERKHNLDKAAAEYKRAHELSPEYEPAKNAYYRLVRMMN, encoded by the coding sequence ATGTCCATGACGCGGCGCAAACGGCTTCAATACGCAGAGAAATTCTTCGCCATGGCGCAGGATTTCCAGGACATGGGTTTCTACGCTGACGCCGCGCATTACTACCGCAAGTCGATCCGTATGTATCCGACGCCGGAGGCGTACACCCACCTGGGCTGGGCACACTCGTTCCTCGGCGATTACGATCAGGCGATCGAATACTGCAAGGTCGCCATCTCGCTCGATCCCGATTACGGCAACCCGTACAACGACATCGGGGCCTATCTACTGGAAAAAGGCGAGATCGACCGTGCCATCCCCTATCTGCGCCGCGCCGCCAAGGCCCGACGCTACGACCAACACCATTTCGCCCACTTCAATTTGGGCCGCGCCTGGGAACGCAAGCACAACCTCGACAAGGCCGCCGCCGAGTACAAACGGGCGCACGAGCTCTCCCCCGAATACGAGCCCGCCAAGAACGCCTACTACCGGCTTGTCCGCATGATGAATTAG
- the bshB1 gene encoding bacillithiol biosynthesis deacetylase BshB1, giving the protein MKTRRKRPNRLPDVHPGRYDAIAFGAHPDDVEVGVGGVLCRLRDLGYHAGIVYLTEGEMGTGGTAAIRRREADEAARIMGAVILKRFRWGDTRLTDTYERRVQIARLIRRYKPRIVFAPHWDGFTGRRQSHPDHLATGRIVMNAANLASLVKLGGPHEVHRVPAIFHYFAPSGVNPSFVVDITPQFERWMAALSAHRSQFLNPAKSRDYLWSLETMARSFGQRIGVRYGQGFVAAEPLRIDDPMTLVSEHEVP; this is encoded by the coding sequence ATGAAGACACGACGGAAGAGACCGAATCGACTCCCGGATGTCCACCCGGGACGGTACGACGCCATCGCCTTCGGCGCCCACCCCGACGATGTCGAGGTGGGGGTCGGCGGTGTACTCTGCCGCCTCCGCGATCTGGGGTACCACGCGGGAATCGTGTATTTGACCGAGGGGGAAATGGGCACCGGCGGCACCGCCGCCATCCGCCGCCGCGAGGCCGATGAAGCGGCCCGGATCATGGGTGCCGTGATTCTCAAGCGGTTTCGCTGGGGCGACACGCGCCTGACCGACACCTATGAGCGCCGCGTGCAGATCGCCCGTCTGATCCGACGCTACAAACCGCGCATCGTCTTCGCTCCCCACTGGGATGGGTTCACCGGCCGACGGCAATCGCACCCCGACCATCTGGCGACCGGCCGCATCGTGATGAACGCCGCCAACTTGGCATCCCTGGTCAAGCTCGGCGGACCCCATGAGGTCCATCGGGTCCCCGCCATCTTCCATTACTTCGCCCCGTCAGGCGTGAATCCGTCGTTCGTGGTCGACATCACGCCGCAGTTCGAGCGCTGGATGGCCGCCCTGTCGGCCCATCGATCACAGTTCCTCAATCCCGCCAAGTCCCGCGACTACCTGTGGTCACTGGAAACCATGGCCCGCAGCTTCGGACAGAGGATCGGGGTGAGGTACGGACAGGGGTTTGTCGCGGCGGAGCCGCTGCGGATCGACGATCCGATGACACTGGTGTCGGAACACGAGGTGCCGTAG
- a CDS encoding efflux RND transporter periplasmic adaptor subunit produces the protein MRRIKRLWWIGLAIVVLGVGGWWWLSGRQGQGAGNDLFRRTAVVQRGDLIVSISASGTVDPIEKVDVKSKASGEIIELPIQEGDHVKKGDLIARLDREYAQNDYDQAQADYAVAEVTARQRDRELQRLQALYDQKLSSESELDNARLAYDQANAQLLRAKSALSTTKQRLDDTEIRSPIDGIILSRPVEVGQIISSGTTTVTGGTLLCTVANMKQVHIVTSVDETDIGKVTAGMPAKITPDAFPERRLHGTVERIAPQSKVVQNVTVFEVTVLVDNAENLLKAGMNTTVEVVTAESDSTLLIPVKAVEWKQRSELTMRNDSSGARHRFAADSNAGSMPAARGGRSPDEGKRDSSTRFAGSAGGSGRSHNGAVPAVQVVRDGVPVWVPVRTGLSNVDDMEILAGVAEGDTVVYSIVSGAMQARAEVRDRMMNMQGMGLRRTN, from the coding sequence ATGAGGCGAATCAAGCGATTGTGGTGGATCGGCCTGGCGATTGTCGTCTTGGGGGTGGGCGGCTGGTGGTGGCTGAGTGGGCGTCAAGGGCAGGGGGCGGGCAATGATCTGTTCCGGCGGACCGCCGTCGTTCAACGCGGTGATCTGATCGTCTCTATCTCCGCTTCGGGCACGGTGGACCCGATCGAGAAGGTCGACGTGAAGTCCAAGGCCTCCGGAGAGATCATCGAGTTGCCCATTCAGGAGGGCGATCATGTCAAGAAGGGCGATCTGATCGCACGCCTGGATCGGGAGTACGCCCAGAACGACTACGATCAAGCCCAGGCCGACTACGCCGTCGCCGAGGTCACCGCCCGTCAGCGCGACCGGGAACTGCAGCGCCTGCAGGCGCTGTACGATCAGAAGTTGTCATCGGAAAGCGAACTGGACAACGCCCGCCTGGCCTATGACCAGGCCAACGCGCAGTTGCTGCGGGCCAAGTCGGCGCTGTCGACGACCAAGCAACGGCTCGACGACACCGAGATTCGCTCCCCCATCGATGGGATCATCCTGTCGCGGCCGGTGGAAGTCGGCCAGATCATCTCATCGGGGACGACCACGGTGACCGGCGGGACACTCCTGTGCACGGTGGCGAACATGAAGCAAGTTCACATCGTGACTTCCGTCGACGAGACCGACATCGGCAAAGTGACCGCGGGGATGCCGGCGAAGATCACACCGGATGCCTTTCCCGAGCGTCGGTTGCACGGGACGGTGGAGCGGATCGCGCCTCAGTCCAAGGTCGTTCAAAATGTCACCGTCTTCGAGGTCACCGTCCTGGTGGACAACGCGGAGAACCTGTTGAAAGCGGGAATGAACACGACGGTCGAAGTGGTCACGGCCGAGTCCGACAGCACGCTGTTGATCCCGGTCAAAGCGGTGGAATGGAAGCAGCGCTCGGAACTGACGATGCGCAACGATAGCAGCGGCGCCAGGCACCGTTTCGCGGCAGACAGCAATGCCGGCAGCATGCCAGCGGCGCGGGGCGGCCGAAGTCCCGATGAAGGCAAGCGGGATTCCTCGACGCGCTTCGCGGGCTCCGCGGGCGGGAGCGGACGTTCCCACAACGGCGCGGTTCCCGCAGTACAGGTCGTGCGCGACGGCGTCCCTGTCTGGGTTCCCGTTCGCACCGGTCTGTCGAATGTGGACGACATGGAGATTCTGGCCGGTGTGGCCGAGGGCGACACTGTTGTCTACAGCATCGTCTCGGGCGCGATGCAGGCGCGCGCTGAAGTGCGGGATCGGATGATGAACATGCAGGGCATGGGTCTGAGACGCACGAACTGA